The following nucleotide sequence is from Allocatelliglobosispora scoriae.
ACGTCCTTGTTGGTGACGTAGTTGGCGACGAACTCCTGCGCCAGCGCCTTGCTCTTGCCCTTGCTCGCGACGAAGAACGACTGCACGCCCACGAACGGGGTCGCCGCCTTGCCACCGGCGAAGCCGGGGACCGCCTGGATGTCGTACTTGATGTCGGTCTTCTTGATGTCGACGAGCGACCACGGGCCGGAGACGAGGAAGGCGCACTTCTTCGCCGCGAAGGTCGCGATGGCGTTGTCGTTGCTGATCGACGTCTTGAGCGCGGTCTCGCCCTTCTCACCGAGCTCCTTGAGCTTGGTCCAGGCGGCGACCGACTCGGCGGAGCCCACGGTCACGTTCTTCGGGTCCGGGTCGCCGGTGGCGGTGGTGCCGAAGAGCGAGCCGCCGGCGGCGGAGTAGATCGGGTAGATGTGGTAGGCGTCGCCCTGCTGGCCGATCGGCAAGCACATGATCTCGCTGACCTTCTTGGCGGCCTTGAGCTCCTTGCCGGCCTTGATCGCGTCGTCCAGGGTCGCCGGAGCGGTCGGGACGAGCTCGGTGTTGCGGATCAGCGCGACGTTCTCGATGGCGTAGGGGGCGCCGTAGGTCTGTCCGTTGAAGGAGACGGCCTTCAGCGCGATCTCCGGGAAGGACGCCTTCTGCGCGGCGGTGAGCTGCACCGGGTCGATGGCGCCGTTCTGCACCAGGTTGCCGATCCAGTCGTGCGCGCCGACCATGACGTCGGGGCCGCTGCCCTGCTGGGACGCGGTGAGGAAGGTCTGCTGCTGGTTCTCGCTGATCTCCTTGACCTCGACCGTGACGCCGTTCTCCTTGCCGAACTGGTCGGCGAAGGGCTTCAGCGCGGCGGTCCGCTTCTGGTCGGCCCAGATGACGAGCTTTCCGTTGCCCTTGTCCTTGCTGGGGGTGGCGGTCGGCTCATCGGTGGTGCCGCAGCCGGAGGCGGCGAGCGCCAGGCCCAGTACAGCAATCACACCCACAGTACGGATGCGCATTTTCGCTCCTGATGTCGTGGCCAAAACCGTGCCTGGCCGCGTTTAAATGGCCCTCTGCGAGAGCCTGGGGGAGGTATGTTCCCGGAAGTCCGATTCGCTTGCAGTCGGGGTTTCAGGGAGTTGTCGGTTGGCCGCTCTCGCGGGGCCCCGAGGGGTACGTTTGTGTTGCGGGCACGTTAGCAAGACTTTGCAAGTTGTGGAAGACCTTGCAGTTCGGAAGCAGCAAGATCTTGTTGATTCGGTTACCATGCGGCCATGCGTGCACGTCTGGCAGACATCGCCCAGCAGGCTGAAGTGAGTGAAGCCACCGTCTCCCGGGTCCTGAACGACCGACCCGGAGTCGCGGCCGAGACTCGCCAAGCCGTGCTGACGGCCCTTGATGTCCTCGGCTACGAACGCCCCACCAAGCTGCGCAAGAGAAGCGCCGGCCTGGTCGGGCTCGTCGTACCCGAGCTCGATAACCCGATCTTCCCGGCGTTCGCGCAGATCATCGAGTCCGCGCTGGCCCAGCAGGGCTACACCCCGGTGCTGTGTACGCAGACCCCCGGCGGCGTCAGCGAGGACGAGTATGTCGAGATGCTCCTCGATCGCCAGGTCGCGGGCATCGTCTTCGTCTCCGGCCTGCACGCGGACACCACGGCCGACCCCGAGCGCTATCGCAAGCTGCTCACCCGGCCGCTGCCGATCGTGCTCGTCAACGGCTACATGGAAGGCCTGGAAGCGCCCTTCATCTCCTGTGACGACCGGGCAGCCGGCGACGGTGCCGTCGCCCACCTGGTCGCGCTCGGGCACCGGCGGATCGGCCTGATCTCCGGCCCCGACCGCTACCTGCCCGTCCAGCGCAAGATCGCCGGTTACCGGGACGCGATGCGGCGCCTGCTCGGCCTCGGCGACACCGAGATCAACGACCTCATCTCGCTGACGCTCTTCGGCGTCGAGGGCGGCGAGGCTGCGGCGGGACGCCTGCTCGACAAGGGCGCCACCGCGATCGTCTGCGGCTCGGACCTGATGGCCCTCGGCGCGATCCGGGCCGCCCGGCAGCGCGGACTGAGCGTTCCGGAGCAGGTCAGCGTGGTCGGCTACGACGACTCGCCGCTGATCGCCTTCACCGATCCGCCGCTCACCACGATGCGCCAGCCGGTCCGGGCGATGGCCGTGGCAGCCGTTCGGGCCCTGGTCGACGAGATCCTGGGCCACGCCGCGCCCAACTCGGAGTATGTCTTCCGCCCC
It contains:
- a CDS encoding sugar ABC transporter substrate-binding protein, whose product is MRIRTVGVIAVLGLALAASGCGTTDEPTATPSKDKGNGKLVIWADQKRTAALKPFADQFGKENGVTVEVKEISENQQQTFLTASQQGSGPDVMVGAHDWIGNLVQNGAIDPVQLTAAQKASFPEIALKAVSFNGQTYGAPYAIENVALIRNTELVPTAPATLDDAIKAGKELKAAKKVSEIMCLPIGQQGDAYHIYPIYSAAGGSLFGTTATGDPDPKNVTVGSAESVAAWTKLKELGEKGETALKTSISNDNAIATFAAKKCAFLVSGPWSLVDIKKTDIKYDIQAVPGFAGGKAATPFVGVQSFFVASKGKSKALAQEFVANYVTNKDVALALYNADPRPPALTAALDQVKGTDPDAGKFLEAGKGGFPMPAIPEMSAIWGPFGNAEAAVTKGGDPATAAAAAAKAIVDAIAKK
- a CDS encoding LacI family DNA-binding transcriptional regulator, producing the protein MRARLADIAQQAEVSEATVSRVLNDRPGVAAETRQAVLTALDVLGYERPTKLRKRSAGLVGLVVPELDNPIFPAFAQIIESALAQQGYTPVLCTQTPGGVSEDEYVEMLLDRQVAGIVFVSGLHADTTADPERYRKLLTRPLPIVLVNGYMEGLEAPFISCDDRAAGDGAVAHLVALGHRRIGLISGPDRYLPVQRKIAGYRDAMRRLLGLGDTEINDLISLTLFGVEGGEAAAGRLLDKGATAIVCGSDLMALGAIRAARQRGLSVPEQVSVVGYDDSPLIAFTDPPLTTMRQPVRAMAVAAVRALVDEILGHAAPNSEYVFRPELVVRASTATAPAV